The Triticum aestivum cultivar Chinese Spring chromosome 5A, IWGSC CS RefSeq v2.1, whole genome shotgun sequence genomic sequence ACGAGCACAAGAATTCAACCAAATGAATATTAAAGTACGAAAGGCATTGTTCTAGAGCTATAATGATCTTCATTGAAATAGAAAAGGTGTATTTACAGATAAAGAAGAAAAACAACAACCCAATTAATATGGCCGATGGATCCTCTATATAAGTGTGATTTTATTCTAATGGATTTATGTAGACTTGTAAATCCACTTTAAAACTAGGTTTAGCTCCCACTCAATAGTTTTCACTCACTTCACAATTTTGCCTCTAACCCGTTAGTAACTTAGTTATGATTTTCCCTCAACAGTTTTAACTCTCTTCTCAATTTTGCCTGTAAACCTTTATTGACTCTTATTATTTTTCCCTTCAACGTCGTTTCATCTATGATTTTTTTAAACACCATTTACAACATAGATGCACACACGTGCCCGCACACGCATAAACACCTACTAAAATTTGAGTGATTTTATTTCTCATGGGCTGAGGGTACCACCGCCTTCGTAACCATACAACCACTGATTGATTCTCacttatgatttttttcatagactTGTAAAATGTATATCCACTTTGCTTTTACTTTGTATTGATGTATACCACTATTGTTATAGAACTCAATCACTTGAAAATGCTATGAGAATACCTTTCGAAACATAGTAGGGCATTTTGGTGACCGGGCTCCATTTAGCcctttatttaaaaaaataaaaatttcaaaCTTATCGGTTCCAAAAAAACTGAAAATAGCAAGTATACAAGGATGGAACATATATATGTATGAAAATTCGggatgaaataccttgaaatgCGGCCTGTACAAAAAGACAAAAATTCCGAACTTTGAGGATGAACAGTATCATGTGTTGAaaagtcttggaattttttttcatAGCCCTAGTTTTAACGTATTTTGTCctaaaaatttacacacatgtacaTTATGTCTCTATATATATCtgtatttttttccaatttttagaGATGTAACAAATATGAATTTTAAATTTATCGAAAGGAGGCCTCCACGAAGCTCGGCCTCCAAGAGCAATTCTCGTTCGAAATATCCCTGTAAAAAAACCTTTCAAAACAAGATGTGGGCGTGCGATTCCCCTGCCGCATCCCGATGACGGGCAGGCCTGCACGAGTTGCGTGTGAgtttcaaaacaagcaaacaaaaccTGCGCCACCTGCGCCACACGGCGCAGTTAATCCGCCCGGCGACGCATGCGCCGGTGGGACTCCAGGACCAGCCCTCCCGTCCTGAGCCGTCTGCTCGCCGGGCCCGCGGCGGCAGTTAGAGCTCCCCGATCTGGGGCTGTGCGCGTGAAAGCGGACGCGCGATGTGCGGGGCGGCGTTAATCGGGCTGTCGCGCAAAAGCGTGGGCCGGTAACGCCGACAGGCTGGACCGGGCCCCGGCCGTCCCTCCGTCGTCCGTCCCACGAAGAAGTGACGCGCGCGCGCCTGGCCCAGCCCCAGCCCCAGCTCAGTTTAGTTGGTGTCGTGCAGCCGCCATCAATTTCCTCACCTAGTCCTAGAAATCAATTATCTCTCTACTGATTTAGCTATGGCTTTAGCACGCAATAAATTAATTGTCTCTACTGATTGTATAGCTACGGTGAATCACCTGAAGGACGAGTACCTGGGGAGCTGGTTGAGGAGATAATAAAACGAGATGTCTTTTCTTTATCTTCAATGAAAGTGATCCATGAGGAGAGAGGTCTGAATGTAGaggagcatctccaatagatatgATGCGTTTTACATCATCAAATTATTATTAGAGTAAaatatacatcaccaaaaagtggtATTTTTCATTACTAAAAATCTTCAACTTTAAcggatgatgtaaaatacatcaccaataGCTAGTGCTTCAATaggtgatgtaaaatacatcagccgctccaCGGCCGGCAATGGGACAGGAGGTGGTGTGGGAGGAGGCACGGCAACAGCAGTTGCACACGAAGCAGCACCTATCGGCGACACCAACGAGGAAGCGACAACAGCAACCGCCGCAGTCACCTTCGTCTTCTTCGCTCGGGACGAAAATGCGGCGAGGTCGAGTGACGACTGCTTTGAGCCACCACCTCGTAGTTGGTCGCGGCTGCCTTCTTCCTTGCTGGCGGTTCCATttcggaggcggcggcgggggggagggggggggggggggacgagggGCTACAAATTGTTCGCGTCGATTTGGGAAATGCATGGCGGCGACAGCGAGACTGACAACATACACAGAGGCGGCCATCGCGAGGAAAATCAAAGCTGCTTTGGCGTCCGTTGGGTCAGAGAAGGCATGCATGGGAccggcggcgacgggcgacggagGGGATGGTCAGGCGCGGCGTGGGAAGGTTCCTCGCGACTGCTCTGGTTTACTCGAGATTTACTCGGACAGCCGTTGCATCACCAAGTGATCTATTTTGCACTTAGAGAAAGCTTGAAGTAATTTTTTTTTACATCTATATTATCTGCGGAAGCATCGTTTTGGCCTTCATGCTGTGAAAGGCGGTTTTTTATAATATACATCATCTATTATCTATGGGAGATGCTCTTAACAAAGGCAGCGACAGGGCTAGATTAGCCGACATGTTTGGCTTACTATTACGCCAGAGATTGTTTTTATCCCTGAATTAATGAAAGTGTTTTCATTGCTATAAAAAGAACTAGTCCTAAAAATCATCTCTCTATAGAAAAAAACTAGTAAAAAGCAGTCAATTCCTTTTTTCGCGAGAAAAAAAAATCAATTCCTCACCAGGTAAAGTTTATGCGTGACAAGTACTACTATCAAACAGACTCTGTTAAATCAGTGTGATCTGAAcgtcaaaaaataaataaaaaatcagtGTGATCTCGGCGTTGCCGTTGGGCCGTGCGATTCGATTCGCGCCCATCCAATCCAGGCAGGCCGGCCGGCCAGGTTTCCTCCTCCTCGGCGACTCCGCCGCGCGCCGGCGCACAAGTCCAGCCCTCGCGGACTCGGTTCCGCTCCAGCCAGAGTCGAGAGCACGGTTCCTGCAGCCATGGCGGTCTCCGCCCCGTTCTGCCACGGCGTCCCGCCCTTCACGGCCGCAGCCAGGGGCTCCTCCGCGCGCTCCCGAGGGGGAAGGCTGGGCCTCGTCGAAGGCTGCTGCTCCGGCCGTATCGCCGCCGCGGCGACCGACGCGGCCCCAGTCACCGGTGCCGCTCGCGTTGGCAGGAGGTACTCTCGAATCTCGACTCGCGAATTTTAATTGCTGCGATTATAGTTTTATTCAGAGGCCGTGCCAACAATTTAAATCAGTCTCAGCTACGAAGAGATACGTCAGTGACTAGTAGTAATTTGAAGTAACTAAAGCTTATTCATCATGATGAATTTACAGGCTAGGTAGCTCCAAATAATTTGTGTAATCATAGGCTTGCCGTCTGCATTACCACCTGAACTGAAGCTGTGAGCACTGCTGTAGCATGTCAGCCTTTTTGTCGTGGCGAATGACATTCTTTGTATTCAACAGGTGTGAGCTCTTTGATCTCCATCGGCAGATAGTTCCTTATGTTGATTCGTGGGGTTGGCAGAAGTCCATTGTTGAGAGGAGGAAAGCGTTGGTAGGCATCGACACCGACACAGATGAAGATCACTCGGACACCTTAATCGCATTGCAACATCCACCAGTTTATACATTGGGCAACGGCAACGATGAGAAGTACCTCAATTTCAATATAGAAGATTCTCCTATTGAGATTCATCGTATTGATCGTGCTGGGCAGGTGACATATCATGGTCCTGGACAGGTATTTGCTAGTTATATTAGCTGTATTGTGGGTCTGAAACTGTATCCAATTTTATTTTCTGCTTCAAGGTAGTTAAATCTTAAGTAACCTAAGCTTCAAAGGGAAGTAAATAATGAACAAATAAGGTTTTCAATAACCTTTTTGGTTAGATCAACCTGTGAAAATTCTCAAATAAGAACAAACTTGCTGACTTTTGAAATATTGAACACAAAATCTCAGTTATTCATGTTTTTTTGTAGCTTAACACTATATTTTCTTACAGTCAATTCTTTTGCTTGCTTAGCTTGTTCTGTACCCGATTATCAATTTGCGGTATCAGAAGAAGGATCTTGTCTGGTACCAAAGGTCACTTGAAGATGTGATCATTCGTGCCCTTCAGTCTGCATTCTCTATTAAGGCATCAAGAATAGAAGGCCTCACCGGTGTCTGGGTTGGTATGTTACTGTCCTTTTGGATACTGCAAAGTGTTTTATCATGTTATCACGTATCTTTCTTAACTTGTACACTCTGTTTCCTCTCCAGGTGAGCAGAAAGTTGCAGCTATTGGAATTATGTGCACACGATGGATAGTATATCATGGTCTAGCGCTAAATGTCACAACTGACCTAACCCCTTTTCAACACATTGTTCCCTGCGGCATAAAGGGCCGCAGTGTTGGGAGCATCAAGCAGATATTACAGATGGCTTCCAACGGTAGAGAACTTAACGATGCAGAACTAATGGATACAGCTTATGAATCATTGATTAAAGAGTTTGCTGAGTTTTTCCAACTCTCTCTGGAACCTAGCCCTGATTTGCATCTTTAGCTAGATAAGACAATCAATCAACTGCAGAATGTTTTATTATACCATCAAAAGTGACTTCAGCGAAGAAGCCAGAAACAAATACAGAGCAGATAGCAGAGGCAAGCTTTTATTCAAAACTGCAGTCTCCTTCAGTCCAGTAGTTGCAAAACTAGTGATCCTTGTGCAAGAACTCAAGCTTTTCCTCCACCTGCAAGCACAGCCCGGGAAGCATTCTCAGTAAATCTGTCTTGCGATCCTGGACAGATGAAAAAGATTCAAGCAAAAGCACGTCACCTTCTTTGGTGTTCGAGGACGACCCTTCCGTGTCAACACCCGGCCACGCCTTGCAGGTGCAGTGCTTTCCTTTCTCGATGTCTTCGTAGACGGACGCGACATGCTTGCCGCACCCCTTCCAGGTGATCTTGCCGCATTTGTCGCACTCCACCTTGTAGCACATCctgtattcttcttcttcttcagatgaatcGCTGAGCCCCTGTTGGCAAGTGCAGTGTGCTGTTCTGGGCTAGCTAGTGTGCCTCTTTCGCTCTCCATGGGTTCAGCATTTATAGGAACAACAAAAGTGTGGATAAGCTCTATGTGGCCCGGCGCGGTTGGTGGAGGAAACGAAGTCCGGATAAGTTGTGCGATTCTGTAGCTTGTAAAACTGTTGGGTATTCCCAATGCTGCGGCGAATATGATTCACTTGTAAAAGTATTGCTGGGTATTTCCAATGCTGCGGCGAATATGGTTCGGATGGGAACAACTCTGTCTGTGCTCTTGTGCTGATCTTGTTGCGATGATGATCAAACCAAAGTTTGTGCTCTTGTGGCAATCTTGTCGCGTTGGTCAAACCTAAGTTGCTGATTTCTATGGTGCTGTTTCCCCTTCGAACCTGTGAGTTGTTCTTGTGCTGGTAATACATGTGTGCGACTGTACAGGTACAACAATCTTCACCATGGAAAACTTCACCCCCAAAAATTGTTTTTAAGTTACATTTTCATCTATGTTGGGTGCACGTGGGATATAACTTGGCTATGGAAAGCGTGGCATGGAGCCGTTGGTCGATTGCGAGCTCCGGTCGCTGACCCAAACCTCCTGCACCGACACCGGCGACCGGGCTTTCTTTGCCGTGGTGGTGTCTGGTCCATTGAGtcccacgtcggcgacgaggtccgtcATGCCGGAGTCTGGGGCGGCGTCCCTGATCCGGCACagctcggcggccacctcgctcaTGGACGGCCGGACGTCCTTGTCGAACGCCAGGCACTGGAAGGCGAGCTCGCTGACGTGCCGGACCGACTCCATGACCCACTCCTCGCCGTGGCGGAGGAGCGCCGGGTCGACGATCTCCTCGACTCTCCCCTTGCCGATCCGGTCGAGCGCGAGGCATGCCAGGTTGACCTCGTTGGCCGGCCGGGCGAAGTCGACGACCTTCATGGCGGTGATGAGCTCGAGCAGCACGACGCCGAAGCTGTAGACGTCGCTCTTGTCGGAGAGGTGGAAGCTCTGGTGGTACTCCGGGTCGACGTACCCCGGCGTGCCCTGCGGCGCGGTGGAGACGTGCGAGCGCGACGCGTCCTCGGCGCCCCGGGCGGCGCGGGAGAGGCCGAAGTCGGCGAGCTTGGCGCGGAGGTCAGCGCCGAGGAGGATGTTGCCGGACTTGACGTCGCGGTGGAAGATGGGCGGGCGCGCGGCGTGCAGGTACGCGATGGCGGCCGCCGTGCCCGCCGCGACGCCGAGCCGCGCGCGCCACGGCAGCGTGgagtcgccgtcgccgttgccgtggaggtggTGGGAGAGGGTGCCGTTGGGCACGAGCTCGTAGACGAGGATCTGCTCGCCGCGGTCGAGGCAGCAGCCGAGGAGGCGGACCAGGTTGGGGTGGCTGAGCGAGGAGATGAGCCTGATCTCGTTGAGGAGCAGCGCCACcgccctgccgccgccgtcgtcgtggtCGTCGAGGCGGCACCGGAGGCGCTTGATGGCCACGAGCGCCGTCGAGTTCGCCGGGAGCCGGCCGACGTAGACCGTGCCGTAGGCGCCCGTGCCGAGGCGGTGCGTGTCGGAGAAGGAGTTGGTCGCGCGCGCCACCTCGTTGTACGAGTACACCGGCACGCCGCTCGACGTCGCCGCCTCCGACAGCAGCCGCATCGCCGCGAGCCGGCTTGAGCCCTGCCGCCCCTTGCCGACAGAGCGCCGGCGTCGTGCCCAGCATAGCAGCAggagcacgccggccgccgccgccacgcccacCACCACACCTGCTGTTCACATACATCGTCAGCGACAGCCCAAGTTACTGAAGTTAGTATCTTAATTTTATTCAGAAATGCACTTCTCTAGTTGTGAATGAGATTCTTGTCTTGGTCAAGCTAAGCAGTAGAATTCTTCGAACCAAATTCAACATTTCCTTTCCCATTTCCCCTTTCAGCTTTTCTAACTGTTTCTAGTTAGCCAGGTCAGCAGTCAAGCATGCAGGGAGGCGTTTCCACAGATGGAACCAACGGCCTTGACCAGACGCGTCTTGACCCAACGCTCTTACACGGCGCCGTGTACGTAGTTAGTCAGGTCAGGAAACATTTTTACCTGCAGCGATGAAAGCCACGTTCTTCTTGAAACCCCGCTTAGCTGCACAGGAAAAACAAAAAGCGTTGCATCAGTATGTAGCTATCATCATTTATATTCTGGGCCAGAAGAGTTCGGATCCAGCCATTTTTTGCCTTAGGCGATTCCTGTTTGTCATAATCATGTCAACATCTTTGAAAGTCTCATGTTCAAAGCTCTGCACAAGGTCTACACATGTGAAATCAGAGAGATGGCGGGCCCAGGCACTCCATTATGTCTACTTTTGTGACACTAAATTGCTATTgttggatttcattttttttgtaaCTTTGTTGCTGTAACTACTGACAAAATATCCCAGTGTCAAAATACACCTTATATATCCCGACAGTGCTAGTGCTAACGTTTTCctgaggctggtcacaatgggcaagaacataagctagtaacttatacacttccctagactatgttactacctccatagtgggtaggaacatctatgtagtgtcatgcaaagatgtatttattaggttatagactcattgtttcttggagtgtgtgatgttccggtaacttagctagttaccacaaacacctctctcttcattaaatatgtgccacataagcaaagttgtattggagtgtgtgatgttactcctaagttcctccccattgtgaccagcctgagTCTTCAAATATCAAATTTCCCCCCGAATTAACTCCTAGTAGTATTAATGTTGTCTAGACAAAAGTTATATTGTACTCCatctgttccaaaatacttgaaaTTTTAGGTTTATTCTAAGTCAAAAAATTGAAGTTTAACCAATTTTATGAAAAAATATACCAGCATCTACAACACTAAATTAGCTTCAACCTAACATATATTTTCATTTATTTTATGTTGTAGATTTTTTTATTAGAAAGTTATTTCGACAACTCAAGAAATTTTATTTGGTTATGATCCAAAGAGTGAAAAGAAAGGTTTAATAAGACATGAGAAAAAAGAGTAAAACCATACTTTCTGTTTGCATAACATCAGGACAAAACTAAAGCTTAaactattttgaaacggagggagtacgcaaGTATAAGAGAAGAGTGTTCATTTTGAccgatcacccccccccccctctctctctctctctccccacccCGTTGAAACACTACTAGGTCTAAAATTGCACATTTCCTAATTGGTGCATTttagtgaaaatgctaggcaacttTTGGTTCATAGATTATGGGCATGTTTGGATTATAACTATCTTTATTATGTATTGCCACATTATTTTGACACGCTTGCCTTACTTGTATTGCTTAAATTCTTGGTCACACTTTGGCTTGCTTTAGAAAATCTTGTCACAATTTTTGTATCTATGACACGTGAAGCTTAATGCTCATTAAAACAATTCTTACCTTAGTTGTGGCTAGAATCAAACACACACTTAACTTTGTCAAACTTGTCTAAGTTGAGTTGTGGCAACCTATGGTCTGGAGTCAAACACCCCCTACATAACAATGGTCATGTACGTGATGATGGCAATTTTCTTAAGATTTACAAAAGAAATTCAAAGAAGAGATTAGGGCATCTTCAATGTCGATCCTTAAACCACCCGCAATCATCTGGACCGCGCGGTCCGGACGTGTTAGCCATCCATCACGGGTATGTATTGGTCTGGACGTGATTTCTCCCGCAAAGTGGAGATAAAGCCCGAGGCCCACTAAATCTCCCCTCTCAGTCCCATCCGCTTCCACTCCGCCCATTCTTACCCTTGCATGCAGTAGAGGGGGAGATCATAAATTTTGCTTCTTCTTACTTAACTTGTTTAAATAATTCCTTCACTCAATCTTGGTCTACACATCATGTAGCCCGCATGTGCTACCATGATGTACCACAGGACAGATTGACGACCATTTACATACACAcactgttggatgaagctgaagggTTAGTATGTTCTCGCATAAAAAAGGCAGTATGTGTGGGATGACATGATCCATTGatgaaaaacttgttggacatcGAGTTAATCTCATCGAATTTGAGACATTGTTGTAGTAGACTTAATTTAcatgctatgtatggatgatttATGCTATTTTCTATTCGAATTTTGATAAATATCAAATTGTTTGAATGAATTCGTCCGGTTAGTTAAAAAATTGTTTGAAATGCATGCGTTTAACATTAGATAGCGTCTTTGATATCAGTGTTTATGGACTGACCATCTATAATGCTGAAGCGAATTTATGGGTCAGCGTTGGATATGCCCAGACAACCCGCAAAAAATGCGTTGTCCTTTTAAGAAAGTGGAGTAGCCGTCTAGTTTGAGTTGCCGTGTGAACTAGTGAGATTGGATTATGTCGCGCAGGATAGACCGCAGGCACGACTTGTGGGTGCAGCTGACGTGGCGCGCAGAGGCACCGGGGCCCACCCAGTAACAGAGCCCGAGATACATCGTGGCCTGATCCGTGTGGCCTTGAGTATATCGGAAATTTTTGGAAGCATTCACAGGTACGAAGTCAAAGACTCACCGAGGTAGCATCCGTCGCCGGCCAAGAAGCCGTCGCCCTCCATCCCCGCCACGCACCCGCACCGGTGCCCCGTCTCCCCGCTAGGCGTTCGTACGTCGGTGCACGACGCGTTCGCCGCGCAACGCTCGCCCCCGCCGGCGCCGCACGTCCCGTTGAGCCACCAGCCGAGCTCGGCCACGCCGAACTCCAGCGTAGCCGTCCCCTCCGCCGTGACCACGAACACCGTGGAGGTCAGCACGTCGCCGCACTTTCGCT encodes the following:
- the LOC123102349 gene encoding wall-associated receptor kinase-like 14 isoform X4, producing MRRLVVLLLTVLLPHENSCSAAAASGGGIQCSRRCGSTTVPYPFGFSPGCPIPLSCDASISTPILGRSGTTIHSFNSTTSTIVVSLPPSCTRSVPDAKKALSGANYGVSSHTGLFLRGGCREINASGAECSVPASVMSRLLRTAQCVGNDTSVTCFASSPMNSTAVAAPAPAPAPALKSAYPNQFLSWEKVEAFRCGDALTAALYGDTDTVLSLEFGVAELGWWVNGTCAGSGELCAANATCTDVDTPSGKKGHRCACQAGMNGDGFLAGDGCHYLAKRGFKKNVAFIAAGVVVGVAAAAGVLLLLCWARRRRSVGKGRQGSSRLAAMRLLSEAATSSGVPVYSYNEVARATNSFSDTHRLGTGAYGTVYVGRLPANSTALVAIKRLRCRLDDHDDGGGRAVALLLNEIRLISSLSHPNLVRLLGCCLDRGEQILVYELVPNGTLSHHLHGNGDGDSTLPWRARLGVAAGTAAAIAYLHAARPPIFHRDVKSGNILLGADLRAKLADFGLSRAARGAEDASRSHVSTAPQGTPGYVDPEYHQSFHLSDKSDVYSFGVVLLELITAMKVVDFARPANEVNLACLALDRIGKGRVEEIVDPALLRHGEEWVMESVRHVSELAFQCLAFDKDVRPSMSEVAAELCRIRDAAPDSGMTDLVADVGLNGPDTTTAKKARSPVSVQEVWVSDRSSQSTNGSMPRFP
- the LOC123102349 gene encoding wall-associated receptor kinase-like 14 isoform X2, with the protein product MQGPLHGVLVIIIVKRESTLNNFEKDMKKMLLTIFMTVPLDQFVPTSRAHLQPIQASNCTYQNLSLSLNCKLKLVYNLYEMRRLVVLLLAVLLPHETSCSAAAASGGGSQCSRRCGTTTVPYPFGFSPGCPIRLSCDASVSTATLPYIGENGTTYRVISFNSTTSTVVVGLSPSCSRSVPEARRALSGGNYGVSSRTGLFLRGGCSGVNASAGSGCSVPVDVMSRLLRTAQCAGLGNDTSPAAVACVASPPPNSTAAVRGQFLLWEKVEKRKCGDVLTSTVFVVTAEGTATLEFGVAELGWWLNGTCGAGGGERCAANASCTDVRTPSGETGHRCGCVAGMEGDGFLAGDGCYLAKRGFKKNVAFIAAGVVVGVAAAAGVLLLLCWARRRRSVGKGRQGSSRLAAMRLLSEAATSSGVPVYSYNEVARATNSFSDTHRLGTGAYGTVYVGRLPANSTALVAIKRLRCRLDDHDDGGGRAVALLLNEIRLISSLSHPNLVRLLGCCLDRGEQILVYELVPNGTLSHHLHGNGDGDSTLPWRARLGVAAGTAAAIAYLHAARPPIFHRDVKSGNILLGADLRAKLADFGLSRAARGAEDASRSHVSTAPQGTPGYVDPEYHQSFHLSDKSDVYSFGVVLLELITAMKVVDFARPANEVNLACLALDRIGKGRVEEIVDPALLRHGEEWVMESVRHVSELAFQCLAFDKDVRPSMSEVAAELCRIRDAAPDSGMTDLVADVGLNGPDTTTAKKARSPVSVQEVWVSDRSSQSTNGSMPRFP
- the LOC123102350 gene encoding octanoyltransferase LIP2p2, chloroplastic translates to MAVSAPFCHGVPPFTAAARGSSARSRGGRLGLVEGCCSGRIAAAATDAAPVTGAARVGRRCELFDLHRQIVPYVDSWGWQKSIVERRKALVGIDTDTDEDHSDTLIALQHPPVYTLGNGNDEKYLNFNIEDSPIEIHRIDRAGQVTYHGPGQLVLYPIINLRYQKKDLVWYQRSLEDVIIRALQSAFSIKASRIEGLTGVWVGEQKVAAIGIMCTRWIVYHGLALNVTTDLTPFQHIVPCGIKGRSVGSIKQILQMASNGRELNDAELMDTAYESLIKEFAEFFQLSLEPSPDLHL
- the LOC123102349 gene encoding wall-associated receptor kinase-like 14 isoform X3; amino-acid sequence: MRRLVVLLLTVLLPHENSCSAAAASGGGIQCSRRCGSTTVPYPFGFSPGCPIPLSCDASISTPILGRSGTTIHSFNSTTSTIVVSLPPSCTRSVPDAKKALSGANYGVSSHTGLFLRGGCREINASGAECSVPASVMSRLLRTAQCVGNDTSVTCFASSPMNSTAVAAPAPAPAPALKSAYPNQFLSWEKVEAFRCGDALTAALYGDTDTVLSLEFGVAELGWWVNGTCAGSGELCAANATCTDVDTPSGKKGHRCACQAGMNGDGFLAGDGCHYLAKRGFKKNVAFIAAAGVVVGVAAAAGVLLLLCWARRRRSVGKGRQGSSRLAAMRLLSEAATSSGVPVYSYNEVARATNSFSDTHRLGTGAYGTVYVGRLPANSTALVAIKRLRCRLDDHDDGGGRAVALLLNEIRLISSLSHPNLVRLLGCCLDRGEQILVYELVPNGTLSHHLHGNGDGDSTLPWRARLGVAAGTAAAIAYLHAARPPIFHRDVKSGNILLGADLRAKLADFGLSRAARGAEDASRSHVSTAPQGTPGYVDPEYHQSFHLSDKSDVYSFGVVLLELITAMKVVDFARPANEVNLACLALDRIGKGRVEEIVDPALLRHGEEWVMESVRHVSELAFQCLAFDKDVRPSMSEVAAELCRIRDAAPDSGMTDLVADVGLNGPDTTTAKKARSPVSVQEVWVSDRSSQSTNGSMPRFP
- the LOC123102349 gene encoding wall-associated receptor kinase-like 14 isoform X1; the protein is MQGPLHGVLVIIIVKRESTLNNFEKDMKKMLLTIFMTVPLDQFVPTSRAHLQPIQASNCTYQNLSLSLNCKLKLVYNLYEMRRLVVLLLAVLLPHETSCSAAAASGGGSQCSRRCGTTTVPYPFGFSPGCPIRLSCDASVSTATLPYIGENGTTYRVISFNSTTSTVVVGLSPSCSRSVPEARRALSGGNYGVSSRTGLFLRGGCSGVNASAGSGCSVPVDVMSRLLRTAQCAGLGNDTSPAAVACVASPPPNSTAAVRGQFLLWEKVEKRKCGDVLTSTVFVVTAEGTATLEFGVAELGWWLNGTCGAGGGERCAANASCTDVRTPSGETGHRCGCVAGMEGDGFLAGDGCYLAKRGFKKNVAFIAAAGVVVGVAAAAGVLLLLCWARRRRSVGKGRQGSSRLAAMRLLSEAATSSGVPVYSYNEVARATNSFSDTHRLGTGAYGTVYVGRLPANSTALVAIKRLRCRLDDHDDGGGRAVALLLNEIRLISSLSHPNLVRLLGCCLDRGEQILVYELVPNGTLSHHLHGNGDGDSTLPWRARLGVAAGTAAAIAYLHAARPPIFHRDVKSGNILLGADLRAKLADFGLSRAARGAEDASRSHVSTAPQGTPGYVDPEYHQSFHLSDKSDVYSFGVVLLELITAMKVVDFARPANEVNLACLALDRIGKGRVEEIVDPALLRHGEEWVMESVRHVSELAFQCLAFDKDVRPSMSEVAAELCRIRDAAPDSGMTDLVADVGLNGPDTTTAKKARSPVSVQEVWVSDRSSQSTNGSMPRFP